One Pieris napi chromosome 22, ilPieNapi1.2, whole genome shotgun sequence genomic region harbors:
- the LOC125060735 gene encoding uncharacterized protein LOC125060735 isoform X1 yields MADTKVNIAKRGYAKMSITKIHNALLSGELQSRSLERLIVVRDRVVSVFQEYSDACIQICAQNPEDPEDFSKIEEIYFDILSNIDKTIKKHNLNTKNETLNDSDCKQTSSIRSKLQLPNVVMSTFTGKYTEYYSFINLFSAMIDKDESLSPVQKLYYLKGFLSDEPAALIKNLPLEDDSYAEAIKLLKERYDIKTKIIHEHIHTLLDLQPITRSTPNTIRKLISDVKQTLAALKNLEEPVDSWSSLLVCVLVRKLDNLTRSAFQMERDNKCLPTVGELLGYLERRALSLENDSVPNKQPQPQRLTSIAVTAPASTSCTYCKSPHKLFQCPNFKMAAPTKRLEFVLANKLCKICLSFHKRNCKYHFKCGECKKPHNTLLHQTDQQPSSPSVSLLSSAPRGQVLLPTARVKLISQTGTIIYARALLDSASQVSFITEKLALILGKVPDNNASIIIGITNTEQTVNLQINLDVHSIVYPYTVNVNCHIVKTITTKLPQAPIDTSNLTFPANCNLADATFNMPGDVHVLLGADVFFQALLPLHESISNEGPAKTGSTISEQPSIIHTSFGHIVAGRSAYDTANSKQIESRCCSSADGFLAYATRKRVPRL; encoded by the exons ATGGCCGACACAAAAGTTAATATTGCAAAAAGGGGTTATGCAAAGATGTCTATTACTAAAATTCATAATGCACTATTGTCAGGTGAGTTGCAATCACGCTCGCTAGAACGACTTATAGTTGTAAGAGATAGGGTCGTCAGCGTTTTTCAAGAATATAGCGATGCTTGTATCCAAATATGTGCACAAAATCCTGAAGATCCGGAGGATTTTAGTAAAATCGAAGAAATATACTTCGACATTCTCTCTAATATCGATAAGACAAtcaaaaaacacaatttgaacACTAAAAATGAGACGCTTAACGACTCAGATTGTAAGCAAACTTCGAGCATTAGGTCAAAGCTTCAATTACCTAACGTAGTCATGTCAACATTCACTGGCAAATATACAGAGTATTACTCGTTTATAAACCTTTTCAGCGCAATGATTGACAAAGATGAGTCTCTGTCACCTGTTCAAAAGCTATATTATCTTAAAGGTTTTCTAAGTGACGAGCCAGcagctttaattaaaaacctcCCATTAGAGGACGATAGTTATGCTgaagcaataaaattacttaaagagagatatgatattaaaactaaaatcataCACGAACACATACATACACTGTTAGATTTGCAACCCATTACTCGTTCTACTCCTAACACAATCCGTAAACTAATTTCAGACGTTAAACAGACACTCGCAGCTTTAAAAAACCTCGAGGAGCCCGTCGACAGCTGGAGCAGCTTGCTTGTGTGTGTTCTAGTGAGGAAGTTAGACAACCTTACACGCTCTGCATTCCAGATGGAGAGAGACAACAAGTGTTTACCCACAGTAGGGGAGCTTTTAGGTTACCTGGAACGTCGAGCATTGTCATTGGAAAACGACTCCGTTCCCAACAAGCAACCTCAACCCCAACGGTTGACTAGTATTGCAGTAACTGCACCTGCTTCTACCTCCTGCACCTATTGTAAGTCTCCGCACAAGCTTTTCCAATgtccaaattttaaaatggcaGCACCCACAAAACGTCTAGAGTTTGTATTAGCAAATAAGCTGTGCAAAATATGTCTGTCTTTCCATAAACGCAACtgtaaatatcattttaaGTGTGGTGAATGCAAAAAGCCTCATAACACATTACTGCATCAAACAGATCAACAGCCATCGAGCCCATCTGTCAGTTTGTTATCGAGCGCTCCTCGGGGACAAGTGCTTTTGCCTACTGCTAGAGTTAAGCTTATTTCCCAGACAGGCACGATTATTTACGCACGAGCACTATTGGACAGTGCCTCACAAGTATCATTCATCACTGAGAAACTTGCCCTTATATTAGGCAAGGTTCCCGACAACAATGCATCAATTATAATTGGCATTACCAACACTGAGCAAACAGTTAACTTGCAAATAAACCTTGATGTACACTCTATAGTATATCCATATACGGTCAATGTTAATTGTCATATTGTTAAAACGATAACCACAAAGTTGCCTCAAGCACCTATCGACACTTCCAATCTAACATTTCCAGCTAACTGCAATCTAGCTGACGCTACCTTTAATATGCCTGGTGATGTGCATGTATTGTTGGGAGCTGATGTCTTTTTCCAGGCCCTGTTGCCACTCCATGAGTCAATAAGTAACGAGGGTCCTGCAAAAACGGGCTCAACAATCTCCGAGCAACCATCTATAATTCACACATCATTTGGGCACATAGTAGCGGGACGCAGTGCCTATGACACTGCCAACAGTAAGCAG ATTGAAAGCCGCTGCTGCAGCTCAGCTGATGGGTTCCTTGCCTACGCAACGCGTAAACGCGTGCCGcgtctttga
- the LOC125060735 gene encoding uncharacterized protein LOC125060735 isoform X3, which produces MADTKVNIAKRGYAKMSITKIHNALLSGELQSRSLERLIVVRDRVVSVFQEYSDACIQICAQNPEDPEDFSKIEEIYFDILSNIDKTIKKHNLNTKNETLNDSDCKQTSSIRSKLQLPNVVMSTFTGKYTEYYSFINLFSAMIDKDESLSPVQKLYYLKGFLSDEPAALIKNLPLEDDSYAEAIKLLKERYDIKTKIIHEHIHTLLDLQPITRSTPNTIRKLISDVKQTLAALKNLEEPVDSWSSLLVCVLVRKLDNLTRSAFQMERDNKCLPTVGELLGYLERRALSLENDSVPNKQPQPQRLTSIAVTAPASTSCTYCPVATP; this is translated from the exons ATGGCCGACACAAAAGTTAATATTGCAAAAAGGGGTTATGCAAAGATGTCTATTACTAAAATTCATAATGCACTATTGTCAGGTGAGTTGCAATCACGCTCGCTAGAACGACTTATAGTTGTAAGAGATAGGGTCGTCAGCGTTTTTCAAGAATATAGCGATGCTTGTATCCAAATATGTGCACAAAATCCTGAAGATCCGGAGGATTTTAGTAAAATCGAAGAAATATACTTCGACATTCTCTCTAATATCGATAAGACAAtcaaaaaacacaatttgaacACTAAAAATGAGACGCTTAACGACTCAGATTGTAAGCAAACTTCGAGCATTAGGTCAAAGCTTCAATTACCTAACGTAGTCATGTCAACATTCACTGGCAAATATACAGAGTATTACTCGTTTATAAACCTTTTCAGCGCAATGATTGACAAAGATGAGTCTCTGTCACCTGTTCAAAAGCTATATTATCTTAAAGGTTTTCTAAGTGACGAGCCAGcagctttaattaaaaacctcCCATTAGAGGACGATAGTTATGCTgaagcaataaaattacttaaagagagatatgatattaaaactaaaatcataCACGAACACATACATACACTGTTAGATTTGCAACCCATTACTCGTTCTACTCCTAACACAATCCGTAAACTAATTTCAGACGTTAAACAGACACTCGCAGCTTTAAAAAACCTCGAGGAGCCCGTCGACAGCTGGAGCAGCTTGCTTGTGTGTGTTCTAGTGAGGAAGTTAGACAACCTTACACGCTCTGCATTCCAGATGGAGAGAGACAACAAGTGTTTACCCACAGTAGGGGAGCTTTTAGGTTACCTGGAACGTCGAGCATTGTCATTGGAAAACGACTCCGTTCCCAACAAGCAACCTCAACCCCAACGGTTGACTAGTATTGCAGTAACTGCACCTGCTTCTACCTCCTGCACCTATT GCCCTGTTGCCACTCCATGA
- the LOC125060735 gene encoding uncharacterized protein LOC125060735 isoform X2, which yields MADTKVNIAKRGYAKMSITKIHNALLSGELQSRSLERLIVVRDRVVSVFQEYSDACIQICAQNPEDPEDFSKIEEIYFDILSNIDKTIKKHNLNTKNETLNDSDCKQTSSIRSKLQLPNVVMSTFTGKYTEYYSFINLFSAMIDKDESLSPVQKLYYLKGFLSDEPAALIKNLPLEDDSYAEAIKLLKERYDIKTKIIHEHIHTLLDLQPITRSTPNTIRKLISDVKQTLAALKNLEEPVDSWSSLLVCVLVRKLDNLTRSAFQMERDNKCLPTVGELLGYLERRALSLENDSVPNKQPQPQRLTSIAVTAPASTSCTYCKSPHKLFQCPNFKMAAPTKRLEFVLANKLCKICLSFHKRNCKYHFKCGECKKPHNTLLHQTDQQPSSPSVSLLSSAPRGQVLLPTARVKLISQTGTIIYARALLDSASQVSFITEKLALILGKVPDNNASIIIGITNTEQTVNLQINLDVHSIVYPYTVNVNCHIVKTITTKLPQAPIDTSNLTFPANCNLADATFNMPGDVHVLLGADVFFQALLPLHESISNEGPAKTGSTISEQPSIIHTSFGHIVAGRSAYDTANN from the exons ATGGCCGACACAAAAGTTAATATTGCAAAAAGGGGTTATGCAAAGATGTCTATTACTAAAATTCATAATGCACTATTGTCAGGTGAGTTGCAATCACGCTCGCTAGAACGACTTATAGTTGTAAGAGATAGGGTCGTCAGCGTTTTTCAAGAATATAGCGATGCTTGTATCCAAATATGTGCACAAAATCCTGAAGATCCGGAGGATTTTAGTAAAATCGAAGAAATATACTTCGACATTCTCTCTAATATCGATAAGACAAtcaaaaaacacaatttgaacACTAAAAATGAGACGCTTAACGACTCAGATTGTAAGCAAACTTCGAGCATTAGGTCAAAGCTTCAATTACCTAACGTAGTCATGTCAACATTCACTGGCAAATATACAGAGTATTACTCGTTTATAAACCTTTTCAGCGCAATGATTGACAAAGATGAGTCTCTGTCACCTGTTCAAAAGCTATATTATCTTAAAGGTTTTCTAAGTGACGAGCCAGcagctttaattaaaaacctcCCATTAGAGGACGATAGTTATGCTgaagcaataaaattacttaaagagagatatgatattaaaactaaaatcataCACGAACACATACATACACTGTTAGATTTGCAACCCATTACTCGTTCTACTCCTAACACAATCCGTAAACTAATTTCAGACGTTAAACAGACACTCGCAGCTTTAAAAAACCTCGAGGAGCCCGTCGACAGCTGGAGCAGCTTGCTTGTGTGTGTTCTAGTGAGGAAGTTAGACAACCTTACACGCTCTGCATTCCAGATGGAGAGAGACAACAAGTGTTTACCCACAGTAGGGGAGCTTTTAGGTTACCTGGAACGTCGAGCATTGTCATTGGAAAACGACTCCGTTCCCAACAAGCAACCTCAACCCCAACGGTTGACTAGTATTGCAGTAACTGCACCTGCTTCTACCTCCTGCACCTATTGTAAGTCTCCGCACAAGCTTTTCCAATgtccaaattttaaaatggcaGCACCCACAAAACGTCTAGAGTTTGTATTAGCAAATAAGCTGTGCAAAATATGTCTGTCTTTCCATAAACGCAACtgtaaatatcattttaaGTGTGGTGAATGCAAAAAGCCTCATAACACATTACTGCATCAAACAGATCAACAGCCATCGAGCCCATCTGTCAGTTTGTTATCGAGCGCTCCTCGGGGACAAGTGCTTTTGCCTACTGCTAGAGTTAAGCTTATTTCCCAGACAGGCACGATTATTTACGCACGAGCACTATTGGACAGTGCCTCACAAGTATCATTCATCACTGAGAAACTTGCCCTTATATTAGGCAAGGTTCCCGACAACAATGCATCAATTATAATTGGCATTACCAACACTGAGCAAACAGTTAACTTGCAAATAAACCTTGATGTACACTCTATAGTATATCCATATACGGTCAATGTTAATTGTCATATTGTTAAAACGATAACCACAAAGTTGCCTCAAGCACCTATCGACACTTCCAATCTAACATTTCCAGCTAACTGCAATCTAGCTGACGCTACCTTTAATATGCCTGGTGATGTGCATGTATTGTTGGGAGCTGATGTCTTTTTCCAGGCCCTGTTGCCACTCCATGAGTCAATAAGTAACGAGGGTCCTGCAAAAACGGGCTCAACAATCTCCGAGCAACCATCTATAATTCACACATCATTTGGGCACATAGTAGCGGGACGCAGTGCCTATGACACTGCCAACA ATTGA